A window of Kineococcus sp. NBC_00420 genomic DNA:
CTCGTGGTCTACACCCCGGTGCCGGGTTCGGTGGACGAGGAGAAGCTGGAGTTCCTGCGGGTCACCCGAGGGCAGCGCGCCGGCGACGCGCCGTCCACTCCAGCACCCGTTCGACCGGCCACGTCGTGACGACGCGCTCGGCCGGGACGCCGCACTCCTCGGCGCGCACACAGCCGTAGGGCTGCCAGTCGAGCTGGCCGGGCGCGTGCGCGTCGGTGGAGAGGGTGAACGTGCAGCCGGCCGCGACGGCCTGGCGCAGCAGCGCCCGCGGTGGGTCGAGACGTTCGGGGCGGGCGTTGATCTCGACCGCGACGTCGAACTCGACGCAGGCCGCGAACACCTGCTCGGCGTCGAAGTCGCTGGGCGGGCGGCCCTTCTCGCCGACCCGGCCGTGGCCGCCCTTGACCATCCGGCCCGTGCAGTGGCCGAGGACGTCCATCCGGCCCGAGCGGATCGCCGCGAGCATGCGGCGGGTCATCGCGTCGCCGGGCATGCGGAGTTCGGAGTGCACCGAGGCGACGACGACGTCGAGGCGTTCCAGCAGGTCGGGCGGGCAGTCCAGGACCCCGTCCCGGCCGATGTCGACCTCGATGCCGGACAGCAGCCGGAACGGTCGCAGCGGCGCGGCGAGGGCCTCGACCTGGGCCAGCTGGTCCTCCCGGCGGCCCCGGTCCAGACCGTTGGCGACCTTGAGACCCTCGGAGTGGTCGGTGACGGCGATGTAGTCGTGACCGAGCTCGACGGCGGTGAAGGCCATCTCGGCGAGCGGGCTGCCGCCGTCGCTGGCGTCGGTGTGGGTGTGCAGGTCGCCCTTCAACTGCGCGCGCAGCGCCTCCCCGCCCTCGACGAGGGGGCCCGCTGCGTCCTCGAGCTTCCGGAGGCGGTCAGGGGTGCGGCCGGCGGCGGCCTGGGTGACGAGCTCGGCCGACGACTTCCCGATCCCCGCGAGGTCGGTCAGCGTGCCGGCGGCGAGGCGGGTGTCGAACTCCTCGGCGGGCAGGGCCAGCAGGACCGAGGCGGCCTTGCGGAACGCTTCGACCCGGAAGCTGCTCGCCTGTTCGCGTTCCAGCAGGAAAGCGGTGCGCCGCAACGCCTGCACGGGATCCACGGCCACCTCCCGGTCCGGGTCGAGCTGAGCGTGGACCACTCTGCCCCATCGCCGCGACACCGGCACCGTCAGCAGCACCCCGTCGAGTCCTCTATGCTGGACGGGCTTCGGCACCAGTGTCGTAGCGCCACGCCCTCATCGTTTAGTGGCCTAGGACGCCGCCCTTTCAAGGCGGTAGCACGGGTTCGAATCCCGTTGGGGGTACGCAGCAGTCCTGCCGTCAGGTGGTGCCGAACGGTGGTCACGACCACCGGCCGACATCGGGTAAGGTCTTCTCTGCAAGCAAGCACGACAGCAAGACAAGGTCTCTTCTGAGGCCCCGTAGCGCAGTTGGTTAGCGCGCCGCCCTGTCACGGCGGAGGTCGCGGGTTCGAGTCCCGTCGGGGTCGCTCGTCGTGTCGGTTCACCGACCCGGCACGGCCAGGTAGCTCAGTTGGTAGAGCGTCCGACTGAAAATCGGAAGGTCAGCGGTTCGACCCCGCTCCTGGCCACCTGGAAAGAACCTCCCGAAGGCCCTGACGCACCTGCGTCGGGGCCTTCGTCGTTCCCAGCCGGCCTCCAGCCCCACCCTGCGCTGCGCCGAGGTCCGGCCGTTAACCTCCTGGCGTGCCCGCGATCCCGAGTCCCGCCCTCATCGGCCCCGCCGTCCTCGGGGGGTACGTCCTCGGACGCACGACGGGGAACCGCGCGCTCGCCGGGGTCGCGCTCGCGGCCGGTCTGGGCCTCGCCCTCCCCCGTTGGACGAAGCGCTCCCCCGTCCTCGCCGCCGCCCTCGCCCTGGGCACGGTCGGTCTCGTGGGCGTCTCGCACCCACTGTCCCAGCGCCTGGGCCCGTGGCCGGCCGTGCTGACGACGTCCGCGGCCGCCGCCGTCCTGGCGGGCGTGGGCGACGGCCTCGCGGGACGGGTCGGCAGCGCCGGGTCGTGACCCCCCACGGGACGAGTCCCGACTGGCGCGCGCTGGCCGCCGGGGCACCCGCCACCGCCCTCCTGCTCGGCAGCACCGTGCAGTGGGCCTCGCCGGGGCTCGCGGAGTTCGTCCTGATCGACCCGCCCGCCCTCGTCGGCACCGACGCCCTGGACCTCGTCCTGGCGGCCGACCGCCCCCGCGCCCGCGCCGCGCTGAGTGCCGTGCGAGAGCCGGGGCAGCGTTCCGGGCCGCTGCGGCTGCGGCCCGCCGCACGTCCCGAGGTGCGCCTCGAGCTCGTCGCCCGGGCCCGCGCCGCCGACCACCTCGTGGTGGCGGCCTGGGACGTCTCGCACCGGCTGGCGGTGGAACGGGAACTCGGGCACCGCGCGAGCCACGACCACCTCACCGGGCTGCCCAACCGCGCGCTCCTGGCGGACCGCTGGGGCCGTTCCCGCTCCCGGGTGCAGGCCGACCCCGCCCTGGCCACGTTCGTCCTCCTGTGCGACGTCGACGGGCTGAAGGAGGTCAACGACGGGCTCGGGCACCGGGCCGGGGACGCCCTGCTCGTCGAGGTCGCCCGCCGGCTGGCCGCGGAGGTCCGCCCGAGCGACACCGTCGCCCGTCTCGGTGGGGACGAGTTCGTGGTCCTGGTCGAGGCGGTGCCCTCGGCCCACGTCGAGGCCCTCGCCCACCGGTTGCGCCGGAGCATCGCCGTCGTGCAGGCCGGCGTCCACGTGCGGCTCTCGGTCGGCTGGGCCGCCGACGACCTCACCCGCACCACGGAGGCCGTGCTGGCGGAGGCGGAGGCGCGCATGTACGAGGACAAGCGCGCCGGTCGCACCGTCGACCTGCCCGGGATCCACAGCACCGGTCCGCACGCCTGAGCGCGGCGGCGTCAGACCTCGACGTCAGATCCTGTTCGCCGTCAGGTCGCGCACCTGCGCGTAGCGCTCCCGCACGTGCGGGGTCGGGTCGGCCTCGAAGGTCTGCGACGCGTTCAGCGTCCAGTCCGGTGGGGCCTCCGCGCCGGAGAGCACCCACGCCGCCTGCCGCGCGGCACCGTCGGCGACGTACTCCCCCGGTTCGGGGACGACGACGGGACGGGCCAGCACCGCGGGAGCCAGGCGCCGCACCGCCTCCGAACGCGCCCCGCCGCCGACGAGCACCACGCGCCCGATCTCGACCCCCTGGGCGACCAGGGCGTCCAGACCGTCCGCGAGGCCGCAGAGCAGTCCCTCGACGGTGGCGCGGGCCACGTGCGCGGGGGTCGAGGTCGACAGCGTGAGCCCGTGCAGCGCGCCGGTGGAGTCCGGCTTCACCGGGGTCCGCTCCCCCTCCAGGTAGGGCACGAAGACGAGTCCCCCGCTGCCGGCGGGGGCCGAGAGGGCCAGCCGGGACAGCTCGTCGTGGTCGACCCCCAGCATCCGGGCGGCGGCGTCCAGGACGCGTGCGGCGTTGAGCGTGCAGACCAGCGGCAGGTAGCGACCGCTCGCGTCGGCGAACCCGGCGACCAGACCGCTCGGGTCGTGGGTCGCGACGTCGCTGACGACGCTGACGACACCGGACGTCCCGATCGACACGACGACGTCACCGACCCGGGCCCCCACCCCGAGGGCGGCGGCCATGTTGTCCCCGGTCCCCGGCCCGATCAGGGCGCCCCGGGAGAGAGCGCCGGCGCTGACGCCCGCGGACTCCGCCGGCCCCAGGACGTCCGGCAGGTCCGGCGAGGCGCCGAAGGCGGACTGCAGCAGGTCCCTGCGGTAGCCCCCCTCGGCGGGTGACCAGTACCCCGTCCCGGACGCGTCCCCGCGGTCCGTCACCAGCCGCGCCCCCTGACCACCGGCGAGCTTCCAGGTCAGCCAGTCGTGCGGGAGGCAGACCGCGGCGGTACGGGCCACGTTCTCGGGCTCGTGCTCGGCGATCCAGCGCAGCTTGGTGATCGTCAGCGAGGCCACCAGGACGCTGCCGACCTGGTCAGCCCAGGCCTTCGGGCCGCCCAGCTCGGCGGTCAGCGCCTCGGCCGCGGGCGCGGAGCGACCGTCGTTCCAGAGCAGCGCGGGCCGCACGACCTCGCCGGACTCGTCGAGCAGCACCGAGCCGTGCTGCTGGGCGCCGACGGCGAGCGCGTCCACGTCGTCGAGGCCGCCGGCGTCGGCAACGGCCTCCTCGAGGGCCTGCCACCAGCGTGCGGGGTCAATCTCGGTGCCGTCGGGGTGCTTGGCCCGCCCGATCCGCAGCAACTCGCCCGTTCCGGCGTCGCGGACGACGACCTTGCAGGACTGGGTGGAGGAGTCGATCCCGGCCACGACACGGCGGTCCGTTCCGCCTCCGACGCTGGTCATGGGCACAGCTAACAGCATGCGCGGCAGCCGCGCGGGACACGCTCGTGGGCCGTCCGGGGTGTCCAGGGGCCGACCGGGATGCCGGAAGGTCTCGCGAACATGTACCGTTGGAGCCACGGAGAGATGACAGCTGCTCCGGGGTCAGCACTGTCTGCCCCGGCCGACGCGCGAGGGGGTCGACGCCATGGGGCGCGGCCGTCAGAAGGCCAAGCAGACGAAGGTCGCTCGGGAGCTGAAGTACTTCAGTCCCGACACCGACTACAACGCTCTGCAACGTGAGCTTCACGGGCCCGACCCGTACCGCCAACTCGGGCGACCAGAGCCCCAGAAGGCGCCGGAGTCTGACGTGGTAGAGGACGACGACTCGGAGGACGAAGCCGAGGACTGGTCGAAGTACACCGCGACGGACGACCACGACGAGTGGACGTCCAAGCGCCGAGCCTGACCGGCTCGGAGGCTACGGGTCTACCGCAGCACGCACGACCGAGGCATCGCACGAGGCGTGCCCGCCTCCACCGCCGTCACCAACCCTGGTGCCGGCCCTGGAGGAGGGTCACGCCTCCTGCGATGCCCTTGCCGTTGCTGGGGCCGTCCGCCTCTTTGCGTCCACGCACCTCACCGCACACCCACGCCGGGATGCCGGCCTGTTCCAGGGTGGCCACCACGGCGTCGACGCTGTCGGGACGCACGACGGCCAGCATGCCCACGCCCAGGTTCAGGGTGCGCTCGAGGTCGTCCGTCGGCACCCGGCCGAGGTCGCGGACCAGGCTGAACACCGCACCCGGGGTCCAGGTCGTGCGGTCCACCACGGCCGTCACGTCCGCCGGAAGGCAGCGCGCCAGGTTGGCCGCGAGGCCGCCCCCGGTCACGTGGCTCATGGCGTGCACGCCACCGGAGCTCAACGTGGCCAGCGCGGGCCGGGCGTAGATCCGGGTCGGGACGAGGAGCTCTTCGCCCAGGGTGCGGCCGAACTCCTCCACGTGCCGGTCGTAGGCCCACCCGGCGTCGGCGAAGACGCGGCGGACCAGCGAGTACCCGTTGGAGTGCAGCCCGGAGCTGGCCATCGCGACGAGGACGTCGCCGACCTCGACGCGTTCCGCGCCCAGCAGCTCGTCGGCCTCGACGACCCCCGTGACCGCTCCGGCGACGTCGTACTCCTCCGGCCCGAGGAGACCGGGGTGCTCGGCGGTCTCGCCGCCGACCAGCGCCACGCCCGCCTCCTCGCAGCCGCGGGCGATGCCTGCGACGATCGCGGCCATCCGCTCGGGGACGACCCGTCCGCACGCGATGTAGTCGGTCATGAACAGCGGCGTCGCACCGCAGACGACGATGTCGTCGACGACCATGCCGACGAGGTCGGAGCCGATGGTGTCGTGCCGGTCGAGCGCCTGCGCGATCGCGACCTTGGTGCCGACCCCGTCGGTGCTGGTGGCCAGCAGCGGGCGGCGGTAGTCCTTGAGCACCGAGACGTCGTAGAGGCCGGCGAAGCCGCCGAAGCCGCCGACGACCTCGGGCCCCTGAGTCCGGGCGACGGACGCCTTCATGAGCTCGACGGCGCGGTCCCCCGCGACGACGTCGACCCCCGCGTCCGCGTACGTCGTCCCCGCGGGTGTCGTCGCCGGTGTCGTCGTCGCACTCACTGCTGGGCCCCCTGGGCGGGTTCGGACCGGGAGACCGGTGTGATCGGGATGCGCGGCTTGTCCATCGCGTGCTCGCCGAGGCGGTCGAGGTCGTTCAGCGGGACGGGGTACTCGCCGGAGAAGCAGGCGGTGCAGAGCCGCTCGACGGGCTGCTCGGTCGCCGCGATCATGCCCTCGGTCGAGATGTAGCCGAGGGAGTCGGCCCCGATGCTCTGGGCGATGTCCTCGACGGAGAGGCCGTTGGCGATCAGCTCGGCCCGGGTCGCGAAGTCGATGCCGTAGAAGCACGGCCACTTCACCGGCGGGGAGGAGATCCGGACGTGGATCTCCGCGGCGCCGGCCTCGCGCAGCATCCGGATCAGGGCGCGCTGGGTGTTGCCGCGGACGATCGAGTCGTCCACGACGACGAGGCGCTTGCCCGCCACGACGTGCTTGAGCGGGTTCAGCTTCAACCGGATCCCGAGCTGGCGGATCGTCTGGTTGGGCTGGATGAAGGTGCGCCCCACGTAGGAGTTCTTCACCATCCCCTGTCCGTAGGGGATGCCGGACTCCTCGGCGTAGCCGATGGCGGCGGGCGTCCCGGACTCCGGGGTGGGGATGACGAGGTCGGCCTCGACGGGGTGCTCGCGGGCGAGGACCCGGCCCATCTCGACACGGGCCTCCTGGACGACCTTGCCGTTGATGGCGGTGTCCGGGCGGGCCAGGTAGACGTACTCGAAGACGCAGCCCTTGGGCTTGGCCTCGGCGAAGCGGGTGCTGCGCAGGCCGTCCGCGTCGATGGCGATGAGCTCGCCGGGTTCGATCTCGCGGACGAAGCTCGCGCCGACGATGTCCAGCGCGGGGATCTCCGAAGCCACGACCCAACCGCGGTCCAGGCGCCCCAGGACCAGCGGGCGGATGCCCTGGGGGTCACGGGCGGCGTAGAGGGTGTGCTCGTCCATGAAGACGAGGCTGAAGGCGCCCTGCACGTGCGGCAGGACCTCGGCGGCCGTCGCTTCGAGCGTGTGGTCGGGGTCCCCGGCGAAGAGGGCCGTGAGGATCGCGGTGTCCGTGGTGTTGCCGCGGGCCAGCTCGCTGGGCGAGGGCCGTCCGGGCAGCACGGGACGGGCGGAGTTCGGGTAGCGCTCGGCCTGCAGATCGCGCAGCGCGAACAGGTTCGTGAGGTTGCCGTTGTGCGCGAGCGCCACGGTCCCGCCGGCGGTGTCGCCGAGGGTGGGCTGGGCGTTCTGCCAGCCGCCGCCACCGGTCGTGGAGTAGCGGGCGTGACCGACCGCGATGTGCCCCTGGAGGGACTCCAGCGCGGACTCGTCGAAGACCTGGGACACGAGACCGGTGTCCTTGAAGACGAGGATCTGCTCGCCGTTGCTCACGGCGATGCCAGCCGCCTCCTGCCCCCGGTGCTGCAGGGCGTAGAGACCGTAGAAGGTCAGTTTGGAGACTTCCTCACCGGGAGCCCAGACCCCGAAGACGCCGCAAGCGTCCTGAGGTCCTTTCTCGCCGGGAAGCAGGTCGTGGTTCAGACGTCCGTCACCGCGGGCCACGCTCGAAGTGTGTCACACCCCCGCGTCGGGGACCGACGTCGACGACGGCGTCGGGGACCCACGTCAACGACGGCGACCGCGCCGTACGCGGGGGGCGGGTCGGGTCCCGGTGCGGCGGTCCACGAGCACGGCCACCAGACCGCCCAGCAGGACCCCGAACAGGGCCAGCGCGCAGAACAGGTACCCGAAGAGGGCGCGTTGGGAGTAGCCGTCGCGCGCCGGGGTCACGGCCGCGACGATCGCGGCGACGACGAAGGCGAGCACCAGTCCGGTGACGACGAAGGCGCGGAACCGGGGCGCTCGACGACGGGTGACCTGGACGAACGCGGTGCCCTCGCGCTCCGGCGACACCTCGGGGGACACCTGAGGGGTCTCCCCCGGCGCGTCGCCGGGGGACGGGGTCTGGGCCTGCTCGCTCACGGGAGAACGGTACGCGGTGGGACGAGCGGCAGCAGTTCGCCGAGGTCGGCGCGGTTGCCGCTGGCCTGGACCCGCCCCGCGGCCCGGGCCGCGTCGAACTCCGTCCGGCCCGTCGCGAGCTCGATCCAGGTCGTCGCGTCCATCTCCACGACGGCCGGCGGGGTCCCCCGGGTGTGCCGCGGGCCCTCGATGACCTGCACCGCCGCGAACGGCGGCACGCGCACCTCGACGCTCCCCCCGGGGTAGCGGGCGGCGAGCTCCTCCAGCGAGTACCGCACGGCGGTGGCCAGCACCGGCCGCGCGGGCTTCTCGCCCCGTTCCCAGAGGTCCTCCACGGCGCGGACGGCGGCGAGGCCTTCGGTGGGGTCGGTGCGGCGACGGGTGGGCACCGCGTCATCGTCCCAGGTCGATCGTTCCAGGTCAGGCGGGGACCACCGGGCCCGGGACGGGCTGCGGGACGTGGCCCGGCAGCCCCGGTGCTGCGGGCACTCCGCCGTCGGCGGCGCGGACGAGGAGGACGACGACCACCGCCACGACGACGGCGACGACCAGGGCCAGCCCGAGCAGCGCGACGGCCAGGCCGGGGTGCGGGTGGGGAGGGTGCTCGACCTCGAGACGGTCCGGGGCAGCGGTTCTCGTGGTGCGCACGTGGACCTCCTCACCGAGGGCCGGCGACGACCCCCTGCCGGTCGTCGCCGCTACCAGTAGACACCTGGACGGGGCCGCTGTCAGCAGGCTCCGAACCGGGAGCGGGGTTGCGGCGCAGGGCCACCGCGACGGTGCCCAGGAGGGCGAGCACGACGACGGCGAGGACGGGGACCGAGACGTCGTAGGCGACCCCGGCGGAACTGCTGAACCCGACGGCGAGCGCCGGGACGGCCATCCCGAGGTAGCCGGCCAGGAAGATGCCGGCGGCCGCCTCACCGCGGGCACCCGCGGGGGCCAGCGAGGTCGCCGTCGTGAGCGAGCCCTTGAGCAGGACGCCGACGCCCGCCCCCGCCACGACCGCGCCGCCGAGGAACACCGCGACGAGCCCGAGCACCACCCCGACCCCGAGACCGACGACGCCGAGGGCGGTGAGGGCCAGCCCGATCCGCACCTGGTGGGTGGCGTGCAGGCGGACGAGGAGGACCTGGCTCAGCGCCGCCGCGGCCAGGACGGCGAAGGTGCTCGCCCCGCCGGTCACCGGGCCGGGGTGCCCGAGGGAGGCCAGGACGGCGGGGGCGAGGGAGGTGAAGAGCCCCAGGACGGCGAAGAGCGCGAAGGAGGCCAGGGCGGCGGCGAGGTAGCGGCCCCGGGCGGCGGCCGGGACGGCGATCCGCTGGACGCGGTAGGGCCGGTGCTCGCGCTCGACGGTCTCGGGGACGAGCAGCGCGACGGCCGCGGCGGCGAGCAGCAGCAGGACGAGGAAGACCTCGTGCGGGACCCGCAGCGGGTCCCCGAGGTGGCCGACGAGCAACCCGGCGACGAGGGCCCCGAGGCCGAGACCGCCGAGGTTGGCGGCGGTGGCGACGACGGCGCCGAGCCCCGGCCTGCGGGAGGCGGTCCGGCCGTGGAGCTCGGCGAGGTACGCGGTGGCGGTGGGGGTCAGCGCCCCGACGGCGAGCCCGGTCACGATCCGGGCGACGATGAGGACGGCGAGGTTCGGGGTGAGCGCGAGGGCGAGCGCGGCGACGGCCTCGAGCACGAGGGCGGGGGCCAGGACGCGGCGCCGGCCCAGGTGGTCGGAGAGGTGCCCGACGGTGAAGAGGGCGATCGCGACGCCGGCCGCGTAGACCGCGAAGGCGATGGTCACCACGACCGTGGGCAGCCCGTCGCGTTGGCGGTAGAGGGCCCACAGCGGGGTCGGCACGGTGGCGAAGGCCAGCGCGGTCGCGAAGGCGGCGGCGACGATCCAGAAGCCGAGACGGTGCCGGCGGTTCGATCCCATGGACCGTGCAAGCACCGGCGGGCATCAAGCCTTCCGTTCCAACGCTGGGCAGTGGGACCATCCATCGGGATCAGCGATGGGAGAGCGGTGGAGCTGCGTCAGCTGGAGGTGTTCCTCGCCGTCGTCGAGGCGGGGACGATCAGCGCGGCCGCCCGGCGGCTGGGGGCCGCGCAGTCCGCGGTGAGCACCGTCGTGCGGGCGCTGGAGGAGGACCTGGGCGTCGCCCTGTTCGTCCGCACGTCACGCCGCGCCGTCGTCACCGACGCGGGCCGGGCCCTGCTGCCGGAGGCCCGACGGGTGCTCGCCGGGGTCTCCGAGGCGCGCTCGGCGGTGCTCGACGCCGACGGTGGACCCTCCGGGCCGCTGGCCGTGGGCGTCGTGACGACGATGCACCCGGTGGACCTGCCCCTGCTGCTGCAGCGGTTCACGACGGCGAACCCCCGGGTGTCGGTGTCGATGCGGGTCTTCGCCGACGGTTCGCGGGGTCTGCTGCGCGCCCTCGTCGACGGCGAGCTGGACGTCGCGTTCCTGTCCTGGCCGTTCCGGCCGCCGGCGAGCGTCGTGCTGCGTCACCTCGACCGGACCGCCTTCCGGTTGCTGCTGCCCCCCGGGCACCCGCTGGCCTCCTCGGCCCCGGTGGAACTGGCGGACCTCGCGGGGGACCGCTGGATCGACGGCCCGCCGGGTTTCGCGAACCGATTGCAGGTCGACGCGCTGTTCGCGCGGGTCGGCGCGACGCGACGGGTGGTCCTGGAGGTGCCGGACGTCTCGACGTTCCCCCGCTACGTCGCCGCCGGTCTCGGCCCGGCGTTCGTGCCGGGTTCGGTCCCCGTCGGGGCCGGCTGCCACGAGCAGCCCGTCGCGGGTGAGCCGCTGAGCTGGACGTTGTCGCTGGCGACCTCGCGTCCCTCCCCCGAACGTCCCGTGCGCAAGGCCGTCACCGCCTTCGCCGAGGCCGTCGACCGCCACGTCCGCCGTTCCGCGCCGGCCCCGGGGGTCAGCACTCGGGGACGTTGACCCCGACGGTGGGGCGGCCGATGACGGTGAGGGCGAGACCGCCGAGGGACGTCTCCTTGTACTCCGAGCGCATGTGGGCACCGGTCTGGCGCATCGTCGCGATGGCGGTGTCCAGGCTCACGACGTGGCTGCCGTCACCGCGCATCGCGGTGCGGGCCGCGTGGATCGCGGTGGTCGCGCCGACGGCGTTGCGTTCGATGCAGGGGATCTGGACGAGCCCGCCGACGGGGTCGCAGGTGAGGCCCAGGTGGTGCTCGACGGCGATCTCGGCGGCGTTCTCCACCTGTTCGGGCGTTCCCCCGAGGACCTCGGCGAGACCGGCGGCGGCCATCGCGCTGGCCGAACCCACCTCGCCCTGGCACCCGACCTCGGCGCCGGAGATGGAACCCGTCTCCTTGAGGATGATCCCGATCCCCCCGGCCGCCAGCAGGAACCGGACCGTCCCGGCGTCGTCGGCGCCGCGGACGAAACGGCGGTAGAAGTGCAGCACGGCGGGGACGATGCCCGCGGCGCCG
This region includes:
- a CDS encoding PHP domain-containing protein gives rise to the protein MVHAQLDPDREVAVDPVQALRRTAFLLEREQASSFRVEAFRKAASVLLALPAEEFDTRLAAGTLTDLAGIGKSSAELVTQAAAGRTPDRLRKLEDAAGPLVEGGEALRAQLKGDLHTHTDASDGGSPLAEMAFTAVELGHDYIAVTDHSEGLKVANGLDRGRREDQLAQVEALAAPLRPFRLLSGIEVDIGRDGVLDCPPDLLERLDVVVASVHSELRMPGDAMTRRMLAAIRSGRMDVLGHCTGRMVKGGHGRVGEKGRPPSDFDAEQVFAACVEFDVAVEINARPERLDPPRALLRQAVAAGCTFTLSTDAHAPGQLDWQPYGCVRAEECGVPAERVVTTWPVERVLEWTARRRRAALG
- a CDS encoding GGDEF domain-containing protein, translating into MTPHGTSPDWRALAAGAPATALLLGSTVQWASPGLAEFVLIDPPALVGTDALDLVLAADRPRARAALSAVREPGQRSGPLRLRPAARPEVRLELVARARAADHLVVAAWDVSHRLAVERELGHRASHDHLTGLPNRALLADRWGRSRSRVQADPALATFVLLCDVDGLKEVNDGLGHRAGDALLVEVARRLAAEVRPSDTVARLGGDEFVVLVEAVPSAHVEALAHRLRRSIAVVQAGVHVRLSVGWAADDLTRTTEAVLAEAEARMYEDKRAGRTVDLPGIHSTGPHA
- the xylB gene encoding xylulokinase; translation: MTSVGGGTDRRVVAGIDSSTQSCKVVVRDAGTGELLRIGRAKHPDGTEIDPARWWQALEEAVADAGGLDDVDALAVGAQQHGSVLLDESGEVVRPALLWNDGRSAPAAEALTAELGGPKAWADQVGSVLVASLTITKLRWIAEHEPENVARTAAVCLPHDWLTWKLAGGQGARLVTDRGDASGTGYWSPAEGGYRRDLLQSAFGASPDLPDVLGPAESAGVSAGALSRGALIGPGTGDNMAAALGVGARVGDVVVSIGTSGVVSVVSDVATHDPSGLVAGFADASGRYLPLVCTLNAARVLDAAARMLGVDHDELSRLALSAPAGSGGLVFVPYLEGERTPVKPDSTGALHGLTLSTSTPAHVARATVEGLLCGLADGLDALVAQGVEIGRVVLVGGGARSEAVRRLAPAVLARPVVVPEPGEYVADGAARQAAWVLSGAEAPPDWTLNASQTFEADPTPHVRERYAQVRDLTANRI
- a CDS encoding DUF3073 domain-containing protein translates to MGRGRQKAKQTKVARELKYFSPDTDYNALQRELHGPDPYRQLGRPEPQKAPESDVVEDDDSEDEAEDWSKYTATDDHDEWTSKRRA
- the purM gene encoding phosphoribosylformylglycinamidine cyclo-ligase, producing the protein MSATTTPATTPAGTTYADAGVDVVAGDRAVELMKASVARTQGPEVVGGFGGFAGLYDVSVLKDYRRPLLATSTDGVGTKVAIAQALDRHDTIGSDLVGMVVDDIVVCGATPLFMTDYIACGRVVPERMAAIVAGIARGCEEAGVALVGGETAEHPGLLGPEEYDVAGAVTGVVEADELLGAERVEVGDVLVAMASSGLHSNGYSLVRRVFADAGWAYDRHVEEFGRTLGEELLVPTRIYARPALATLSSGGVHAMSHVTGGGLAANLARCLPADVTAVVDRTTWTPGAVFSLVRDLGRVPTDDLERTLNLGVGMLAVVRPDSVDAVVATLEQAGIPAWVCGEVRGRKEADGPSNGKGIAGGVTLLQGRHQGW
- the purF gene encoding amidophosphoribosyltransferase, encoding MARGDGRLNHDLLPGEKGPQDACGVFGVWAPGEEVSKLTFYGLYALQHRGQEAAGIAVSNGEQILVFKDTGLVSQVFDESALESLQGHIAVGHARYSTTGGGGWQNAQPTLGDTAGGTVALAHNGNLTNLFALRDLQAERYPNSARPVLPGRPSPSELARGNTTDTAILTALFAGDPDHTLEATAAEVLPHVQGAFSLVFMDEHTLYAARDPQGIRPLVLGRLDRGWVVASEIPALDIVGASFVREIEPGELIAIDADGLRSTRFAEAKPKGCVFEYVYLARPDTAINGKVVQEARVEMGRVLAREHPVEADLVIPTPESGTPAAIGYAEESGIPYGQGMVKNSYVGRTFIQPNQTIRQLGIRLKLNPLKHVVAGKRLVVVDDSIVRGNTQRALIRMLREAGAAEIHVRISSPPVKWPCFYGIDFATRAELIANGLSVEDIAQSIGADSLGYISTEGMIAATEQPVERLCTACFSGEYPVPLNDLDRLGEHAMDKPRIPITPVSRSEPAQGAQQ
- a CDS encoding sterol carrier family protein; the protein is MPTRRRTDPTEGLAAVRAVEDLWERGEKPARPVLATAVRYSLEELAARYPGGSVEVRVPPFAAVQVIEGPRHTRGTPPAVVEMDATTWIELATGRTEFDAARAAGRVQASGNRADLGELLPLVPPRTVLP
- a CDS encoding MFS transporter — encoded protein: MGSNRRHRLGFWIVAAAFATALAFATVPTPLWALYRQRDGLPTVVVTIAFAVYAAGVAIALFTVGHLSDHLGRRRVLAPALVLEAVAALALALTPNLAVLIVARIVTGLAVGALTPTATAYLAELHGRTASRRPGLGAVVATAANLGGLGLGALVAGLLVGHLGDPLRVPHEVFLVLLLLAAAAVALLVPETVEREHRPYRVQRIAVPAAARGRYLAAALASFALFAVLGLFTSLAPAVLASLGHPGPVTGGASTFAVLAAAALSQVLLVRLHATHQVRIGLALTALGVVGLGVGVVLGLVAVFLGGAVVAGAGVGVLLKGSLTTATSLAPAGARGEAAAGIFLAGYLGMAVPALAVGFSSSAGVAYDVSVPVLAVVVLALLGTVAVALRRNPAPGSEPADSGPVQVSTGSGDDRQGVVAGPR
- a CDS encoding LysR family transcriptional regulator, translating into MELRQLEVFLAVVEAGTISAAARRLGAAQSAVSTVVRALEEDLGVALFVRTSRRAVVTDAGRALLPEARRVLAGVSEARSAVLDADGGPSGPLAVGVVTTMHPVDLPLLLQRFTTANPRVSVSMRVFADGSRGLLRALVDGELDVAFLSWPFRPPASVVLRHLDRTAFRLLLPPGHPLASSAPVELADLAGDRWIDGPPGFANRLQVDALFARVGATRRVVLEVPDVSTFPRYVAAGLGPAFVPGSVPVGAGCHEQPVAGEPLSWTLSLATSRPSPERPVRKAVTAFAEAVDRHVRRSAPAPGVSTRGR